The proteins below are encoded in one region of Myxocyprinus asiaticus isolate MX2 ecotype Aquarium Trade chromosome 13, UBuf_Myxa_2, whole genome shotgun sequence:
- the pdgfbb gene encoding uncharacterized protein pdgfbb isoform X1, which translates to MRAVPRSPAAARQQDELADPATSRGACGGVSAVWQCGECKSTCQRTQRMHICAMMSSFMQQITMTTFHPTMYTCLSMSISWWIHCADPLPAAVVELVKGGSVSSMQDLQFLLFSESIEVEPDGHHDNDTSNRLPRSLLDAQPAQQAICKVRTEVIEVTRSMLDRSYSNFLLWPPCVEVQRCSGCCNTKSLQCVPVLTHTRYLQVMKIQYVNKRPLYDKAIVSVLDHVECRCQPAPRSPQRRKSSANKQEARDRSGKPRTKDELHRRDELKHNQRLSLEDLLSQSWLPKERLSESGAPDAFQPSGEIKLHFGRDGWALNETQYGGSKGHLHYPGDGWRHHGNMNDTKATPLPNHTEREETEKLNSSLLNITKVSERELSNMPFESQTNANQSKTNQTSEYKTGLMELTNKTFKHHSNITQEISYTNSEEIEHLQRHEPNFAAGTNQNHENKALPTELTRQTDQLTSNATERSNQNQGDVFLSSEENSKRVRSNETSDVGSKEEEKRRGSSPQVEKNAKEEEMEELLLLHKLLDEEKLKHHLKVQQTSTQQDDKLQQLHHKHQHEHITTTTQRIGTTFPPPHRSPPRTPPKPPPHPPKRRRKQRNRISKSAMRALLM; encoded by the exons ATGCGCGCTGTCCCGCGGAGTCCCGCAGCGGCACGGCAGCAAGATGAGCTCGCGGATCCCGCTACTTCTCGCGGTGCTTGCGGCGGCGTGTCTGCGGTTTGGCAGTGCGGAG AATGCAAATCAACATGCCAGCGAACACAGCGTATGCACATCTGTGCCATGATGAGCTCATTTATGCAGCAAATCACCATGACAACATTTCATCCAACAATGTACACCTGCTTATCGATGTCTATCTCTTGGTGGATTCACTGT GCCGATCCTCTCCCGGCTGCAGTGGTTGAGTTGGTGAAGGGTGGATCTGTGTCCTCTATGCAGGATCTGCAGTTTCTGCTGTTCTCTGAGTCCATAG AGGTCGAGCCAGATGGTCACCATGACAATGACACCAGCAATCGACTGCCACGGAGTCTTCTCG ATGCTCAGCCTGCTCAGCAAGCCATCTGTAAGGTCAGGACAGAGGTCATCGAGGTCACCCGCTCCATGTTGGACCGTAGTTATTCAAATTTCCTGTTGTGGCCTCCGTGTGTGGAGGTGCAGAGGTGTTCAGGGTGCTGTAATACCAAGAGCCTGCAGTGTGTTCCTGTACTTACACACACACGATACCTACAg GTGATGAAGATACAGTATGTGAACAAGAGGCCACTCTACGATAAAGCCATTGTCTCTGTCCTTGACCATGTTGAGTGTCGCTGTCAGCCAGCCCCTCGTTCCCCCCAGCGTAGGAagtcatctgcaaacaaacagGAAGCACGAGATCGCTCTGGGAAACCTCGCACTAAAGATGAGCTCCACCGCAGAGATGAACTCAAACATAACCAGAGGCTCAGCCTGGAGGACCTACTGAGCCAAAGCTGGCTGCCCAAGGAGAGGCTCTCTGAGTCGGGAGCACCAGATGCCTTCCAACCTTCTGGAGAGATCAAGCTCCATTTCGGCCGTGATGGCTGGGCTCTGAATGAAACGCAGTATGGAGGGAGCAAAGGTCATCTCCATTACCCTGGGGATGGATGGAGACATCATGGCAACATGAATGACACAAAGGCGACTCCGCTGCCGAATCATACAGAGCGAGAAGAAACTGAGAAGCTTAATTCTTCTCTGCTCAATATTACAAAGGTCAGCGAAAGAGAGCTATCAAATATGCCATTTGAATCACAGACTAATGCTAACCAAAGTAAAACCAATCAGACATCTGAATATAAGACTGGTTTAATGGAACTGACCAATAAGACATTTAAGCATCACTCAAACATCACGCAAGAAATCAGCTACACCAATAGTGAAGAAATCGAGCATTTACAAAGACATGAACCCAACTTTGCTGCAGGGACCAATCAGAATCATGAAAATAAAGCCCTGCCCACAGAGCTGACCAGACAGACAGATCAGCTCACTTCAAACGCCACAGAAAGATCCAATCAAAATCAAGGAGATGTGTTTCTGTCTTCCGAGGAGAACAGTAAGAGAGTGAGAAGTAATGAGACTTCAGACGTAGGGAGTAAAGAGGAGGAGAAGAGGAGAGGTTCCAGCCCACAAGTGGAGAAAAACGCTAAGGAGGAGGAGATGGAAGAACTGTTGTTACTGCACAAACTCCTAGATGAAGAAAAACTCAAACATCACCTCAAAGTACAGCAAACAAGTACACAACAGGACGATAAACTACAGCAGCTCCACCACAAGCATCAACACGAGCACATAACCACAACCACACAACGAATAG GAACCACATTTCCCCCTCCGCATCGTTCCCCTCCTCGCACACCTCCCAAACCACCTCCTCATCCCCCGAAACGGAGGAGAAAACAACGCAACCGCATCAGCAAATCCGCCATGAGAGCACTGCTCATGtag
- the pdgfbb gene encoding uncharacterized protein pdgfbb isoform X2 yields MSSRIPLLLAVLAAACLRFGSAEADPLPAAVVELVKGGSVSSMQDLQFLLFSESIEVEPDGHHDNDTSNRLPRSLLDAQPAQQAICKVRTEVIEVTRSMLDRSYSNFLLWPPCVEVQRCSGCCNTKSLQCVPVLTHTRYLQVMKIQYVNKRPLYDKAIVSVLDHVECRCQPAPRSPQRRKSSANKQEARDRSGKPRTKDELHRRDELKHNQRLSLEDLLSQSWLPKERLSESGAPDAFQPSGEIKLHFGRDGWALNETQYGGSKGHLHYPGDGWRHHGNMNDTKATPLPNHTEREETEKLNSSLLNITKVSERELSNMPFESQTNANQSKTNQTSEYKTGLMELTNKTFKHHSNITQEISYTNSEEIEHLQRHEPNFAAGTNQNHENKALPTELTRQTDQLTSNATERSNQNQGDVFLSSEENSKRVRSNETSDVGSKEEEKRRGSSPQVEKNAKEEEMEELLLLHKLLDEEKLKHHLKVQQTSTQQDDKLQQLHHKHQHEHITTTTQRIGTTFPPPHRSPPRTPPKPPPHPPKRRRKQRNRISKSAMRALLM; encoded by the exons ATGAGCTCGCGGATCCCGCTACTTCTCGCGGTGCTTGCGGCGGCGTGTCTGCGGTTTGGCAGTGCGGAG GCCGATCCTCTCCCGGCTGCAGTGGTTGAGTTGGTGAAGGGTGGATCTGTGTCCTCTATGCAGGATCTGCAGTTTCTGCTGTTCTCTGAGTCCATAG AGGTCGAGCCAGATGGTCACCATGACAATGACACCAGCAATCGACTGCCACGGAGTCTTCTCG ATGCTCAGCCTGCTCAGCAAGCCATCTGTAAGGTCAGGACAGAGGTCATCGAGGTCACCCGCTCCATGTTGGACCGTAGTTATTCAAATTTCCTGTTGTGGCCTCCGTGTGTGGAGGTGCAGAGGTGTTCAGGGTGCTGTAATACCAAGAGCCTGCAGTGTGTTCCTGTACTTACACACACACGATACCTACAg GTGATGAAGATACAGTATGTGAACAAGAGGCCACTCTACGATAAAGCCATTGTCTCTGTCCTTGACCATGTTGAGTGTCGCTGTCAGCCAGCCCCTCGTTCCCCCCAGCGTAGGAagtcatctgcaaacaaacagGAAGCACGAGATCGCTCTGGGAAACCTCGCACTAAAGATGAGCTCCACCGCAGAGATGAACTCAAACATAACCAGAGGCTCAGCCTGGAGGACCTACTGAGCCAAAGCTGGCTGCCCAAGGAGAGGCTCTCTGAGTCGGGAGCACCAGATGCCTTCCAACCTTCTGGAGAGATCAAGCTCCATTTCGGCCGTGATGGCTGGGCTCTGAATGAAACGCAGTATGGAGGGAGCAAAGGTCATCTCCATTACCCTGGGGATGGATGGAGACATCATGGCAACATGAATGACACAAAGGCGACTCCGCTGCCGAATCATACAGAGCGAGAAGAAACTGAGAAGCTTAATTCTTCTCTGCTCAATATTACAAAGGTCAGCGAAAGAGAGCTATCAAATATGCCATTTGAATCACAGACTAATGCTAACCAAAGTAAAACCAATCAGACATCTGAATATAAGACTGGTTTAATGGAACTGACCAATAAGACATTTAAGCATCACTCAAACATCACGCAAGAAATCAGCTACACCAATAGTGAAGAAATCGAGCATTTACAAAGACATGAACCCAACTTTGCTGCAGGGACCAATCAGAATCATGAAAATAAAGCCCTGCCCACAGAGCTGACCAGACAGACAGATCAGCTCACTTCAAACGCCACAGAAAGATCCAATCAAAATCAAGGAGATGTGTTTCTGTCTTCCGAGGAGAACAGTAAGAGAGTGAGAAGTAATGAGACTTCAGACGTAGGGAGTAAAGAGGAGGAGAAGAGGAGAGGTTCCAGCCCACAAGTGGAGAAAAACGCTAAGGAGGAGGAGATGGAAGAACTGTTGTTACTGCACAAACTCCTAGATGAAGAAAAACTCAAACATCACCTCAAAGTACAGCAAACAAGTACACAACAGGACGATAAACTACAGCAGCTCCACCACAAGCATCAACACGAGCACATAACCACAACCACACAACGAATAG GAACCACATTTCCCCCTCCGCATCGTTCCCCTCCTCGCACACCTCCCAAACCACCTCCTCATCCCCCGAAACGGAGGAGAAAACAACGCAACCGCATCAGCAAATCCGCCATGAGAGCACTGCTCATGtag
- the csf2rb gene encoding cytokine receptor common subunit beta isoform X1, translating into MFSTWMLHMSVLALLVITTSADHCPLHKVTPGTGSPIMDSLQCYSDFMTQVRCAWEDTNVHSHTAGNTSSQTLYYRDVRARNKNEIRCISNGPGVLLSNGKVSHSCHYNTRRFSSVTFHNLYFRVPCLSKPTTLRVAQQGKVLAPIDLTEELADGKGHLLSWRSPYPASSNITGTLVYQLHYRRYGDDWIVVDNINASKYMIERESLLPGYPYQARVRARAAVGLWSDWSPPVSWRTHNDGVFNLQCVIEGETTVTCSWQMKTELSHFISYHLCGHDNDSSLAFECCKNPLLKSSGPELSEFTCSVKTSDPSLLTVELRPVYYSRAFNMAKHIQLPQLDPVNVEADGVVNITWSLPEVSELLDFQIQLQICTKKSSVLYNITQGQSRFEILSSSLQHSIQYQAYIRLQHIPDPDGLFVVWPSEWSQPTPFTIYRASWPISNTIYMLASVFVAVLFIILYNILPACHRRTELWKGSIPSPINSRVIEGMIKKSSTGRPDLQSEKEKTSTCVLLATDDISICKSSVSEKPLLLHSKDMNLDPTTVKTRWSAESNYFHSYVGEGMCQDKSGMSFTGPYILCCEDSIPKDKISDVFSDGDDTCMPGKSVNSAPINGGYVMTPPTSMPAIQDSALSKISPLNCSDDPPEYTPSVDHGSMVLPHPSGYFMLPVGHDTGMGQSEPREYVMLANSGT; encoded by the exons ATGTTTTCCACCTGGATGCTACATATGAGTGTACTTGCTCTGCTTGTCATAACCACCAGCGCTGACCACTGTCCACTTCATAAAGTCACACCTGGGACTG GGTCTCCAATTATGGATTCTTTGCAGTGCTACAGTGACTTTATGACCCAGGTACGATGCGCATGGGAGGATACAAATGTTCATTCACACACAGCAGGAAATACATCATCACAGACACTGTACTACAGGGACGTCAGAGCTCGGAACAA AAATGAAATACGTTGCATCTCGAATGGACCCGGTGTGCTTTTATCCAATGGGAAGGTCTCTCACAGCTGTCACTATAACACCAGAAGGTTTAGCAGTGTAACATTTCACAATCTATACTTCAGAGTACCCTGTTTATCAAAACCCACAACTCTTAGAGTAGCCCAGCAGG GAAAAGTTCTCGCCCCGATTGACTTGACAGAGGAGTTGGCTGATGGGAAAGGTCATCTGCTGTCCTGGAGAAGCCCTTATCCAGCATCCTCAAATATCACAGGAACACTCGTGTACCAGCTTCATTATCGCAGATATGGGGATGACTGGATA GTGGTGGACAACATCAATGCCTCTAAGTATATGATTGAAAGGGAGTCACTGTTGCCGGGGTATCCATACCAAGCCAGAGTGAGGGCACGGGCTGCTGTTGGACTCTGGAGTGACTGGAGCCCCCCAGTGTCCTGGAGGACACACAATG ATGGTGTCTTTAACCTGCAGTGTGTGATAGAGGGAGAAACCACTGTGACGTGCTCCTGGCAGATGAAAACCGAACTTTCTCACTTTATCTCTTATCATCTCTGTGGTCATGACAATGACAGCAGCCT AGCCTTTGAATGTTGTAAAAACCCTCTGCTGAAGTCCAGTGGCCCTGAGCTGTCAGAGTTTACCTGTTCTGTGAAGACCTCTGACCCTTCCCTGTTAACCGTGGAGCTGAGGCCAGTGTACTACAGTAGGGCATTTAATATGGCAAAACATA TTCAACTTCCGCAACTCGACCCGGTCAATGTGGAGGCAGATGGTGTTGTCAACATAACCTGGTCTTTACCAGAAGTCTCTGAACTTCTTGACTTCCAAATCCAGCTACAAATCTGTACCAAAAAG AGCTCAGTGCTCTATAACATTACTCAGGGGCAGAGCAGGTTTGAGATTCTCTCTAGCTCTCTACAACATTCAATACAGTACCAGGCCTACATTAGATTGCAGCATATACCTGATCCTGATGGTCTTTTCGTAGTTTGGCCATCAGAATGGTCCCAGCCAACGCCATTTACCATCTATCGAG CTTCATGGCCCATCAGCAATACAATCTACATGTTGGCTAGTGTGTTTGTGGCTGTGCTCTTCATCATCTTGTATAACATCCTTCCAGCCTGTCACAG AAGGACAGAGTTATGGAAGGGATCGATTCCCTCGCCCATAAATAGCAGAGTAATTGAGGGAATGATCAAG aaGTCTTCCACTGGAAGGCCGGATCTtcagagtgagaaagagaaaacTTCAACATGTGTCCTCCTGGCTACAGACGATATCAGCATCTGTAAAAGCAG TGTCTCTGAGAAGCCACTTCTATTACACAGTAAAGACATGAATTTAGACCCTACCACTGTCAAAACGCGATGGTCAGCTGAATCAAACTACTTCCACTCCTACGTGGGGGAGGGTATGTGCCAAGACAAATCAGGCATGAGCTTCACTGGGCCCTATATTCTTTGCTGTGAGGATTCTATCCCCAAGGACAAAATATCTGATGTGTTCTCTGATGGAGATGACACATGCATGCCTGGAAAGTCTGTGAATTCTGCTCCAATAAATGGAGGATATGTTATGACTCCTCCCACCAGCATGCCTGCAATTCAAGACTCCGCCCTCTCTAAGATTTCACCCCTTAACTGTTCTGATGATCCCCCTGAGTACACCCCCAGTGTAGATCATGGTAGTATGGTCCTCCCTCATCCATCTGGCTACTTCATGCTGCCAGTGGGCCACGACACTGGTATGGGCCAATCAGAGCCTAGAGAGTATGTTATGCTGGCAAACTCTGGAACATAA
- the csf2rb gene encoding cytokine receptor common subunit beta isoform X2: MDSLQCYSDFMTQVRCAWEDTNVHSHTAGNTSSQTLYYRDVRARNKNEIRCISNGPGVLLSNGKVSHSCHYNTRRFSSVTFHNLYFRVPCLSKPTTLRVAQQGKVLAPIDLTEELADGKGHLLSWRSPYPASSNITGTLVYQLHYRRYGDDWIVVDNINASKYMIERESLLPGYPYQARVRARAAVGLWSDWSPPVSWRTHNDGVFNLQCVIEGETTVTCSWQMKTELSHFISYHLCGHDNDSSLAFECCKNPLLKSSGPELSEFTCSVKTSDPSLLTVELRPVYYSRAFNMAKHIQLPQLDPVNVEADGVVNITWSLPEVSELLDFQIQLQICTKKSSVLYNITQGQSRFEILSSSLQHSIQYQAYIRLQHIPDPDGLFVVWPSEWSQPTPFTIYRASWPISNTIYMLASVFVAVLFIILYNILPACHRRTELWKGSIPSPINSRVIEGMIKKSSTGRPDLQSEKEKTSTCVLLATDDISICKSSVSEKPLLLHSKDMNLDPTTVKTRWSAESNYFHSYVGEGMCQDKSGMSFTGPYILCCEDSIPKDKISDVFSDGDDTCMPGKSVNSAPINGGYVMTPPTSMPAIQDSALSKISPLNCSDDPPEYTPSVDHGSMVLPHPSGYFMLPVGHDTGMGQSEPREYVMLANSGT, from the exons ATGGATTCTTTGCAGTGCTACAGTGACTTTATGACCCAGGTACGATGCGCATGGGAGGATACAAATGTTCATTCACACACAGCAGGAAATACATCATCACAGACACTGTACTACAGGGACGTCAGAGCTCGGAACAA AAATGAAATACGTTGCATCTCGAATGGACCCGGTGTGCTTTTATCCAATGGGAAGGTCTCTCACAGCTGTCACTATAACACCAGAAGGTTTAGCAGTGTAACATTTCACAATCTATACTTCAGAGTACCCTGTTTATCAAAACCCACAACTCTTAGAGTAGCCCAGCAGG GAAAAGTTCTCGCCCCGATTGACTTGACAGAGGAGTTGGCTGATGGGAAAGGTCATCTGCTGTCCTGGAGAAGCCCTTATCCAGCATCCTCAAATATCACAGGAACACTCGTGTACCAGCTTCATTATCGCAGATATGGGGATGACTGGATA GTGGTGGACAACATCAATGCCTCTAAGTATATGATTGAAAGGGAGTCACTGTTGCCGGGGTATCCATACCAAGCCAGAGTGAGGGCACGGGCTGCTGTTGGACTCTGGAGTGACTGGAGCCCCCCAGTGTCCTGGAGGACACACAATG ATGGTGTCTTTAACCTGCAGTGTGTGATAGAGGGAGAAACCACTGTGACGTGCTCCTGGCAGATGAAAACCGAACTTTCTCACTTTATCTCTTATCATCTCTGTGGTCATGACAATGACAGCAGCCT AGCCTTTGAATGTTGTAAAAACCCTCTGCTGAAGTCCAGTGGCCCTGAGCTGTCAGAGTTTACCTGTTCTGTGAAGACCTCTGACCCTTCCCTGTTAACCGTGGAGCTGAGGCCAGTGTACTACAGTAGGGCATTTAATATGGCAAAACATA TTCAACTTCCGCAACTCGACCCGGTCAATGTGGAGGCAGATGGTGTTGTCAACATAACCTGGTCTTTACCAGAAGTCTCTGAACTTCTTGACTTCCAAATCCAGCTACAAATCTGTACCAAAAAG AGCTCAGTGCTCTATAACATTACTCAGGGGCAGAGCAGGTTTGAGATTCTCTCTAGCTCTCTACAACATTCAATACAGTACCAGGCCTACATTAGATTGCAGCATATACCTGATCCTGATGGTCTTTTCGTAGTTTGGCCATCAGAATGGTCCCAGCCAACGCCATTTACCATCTATCGAG CTTCATGGCCCATCAGCAATACAATCTACATGTTGGCTAGTGTGTTTGTGGCTGTGCTCTTCATCATCTTGTATAACATCCTTCCAGCCTGTCACAG AAGGACAGAGTTATGGAAGGGATCGATTCCCTCGCCCATAAATAGCAGAGTAATTGAGGGAATGATCAAG aaGTCTTCCACTGGAAGGCCGGATCTtcagagtgagaaagagaaaacTTCAACATGTGTCCTCCTGGCTACAGACGATATCAGCATCTGTAAAAGCAG TGTCTCTGAGAAGCCACTTCTATTACACAGTAAAGACATGAATTTAGACCCTACCACTGTCAAAACGCGATGGTCAGCTGAATCAAACTACTTCCACTCCTACGTGGGGGAGGGTATGTGCCAAGACAAATCAGGCATGAGCTTCACTGGGCCCTATATTCTTTGCTGTGAGGATTCTATCCCCAAGGACAAAATATCTGATGTGTTCTCTGATGGAGATGACACATGCATGCCTGGAAAGTCTGTGAATTCTGCTCCAATAAATGGAGGATATGTTATGACTCCTCCCACCAGCATGCCTGCAATTCAAGACTCCGCCCTCTCTAAGATTTCACCCCTTAACTGTTCTGATGATCCCCCTGAGTACACCCCCAGTGTAGATCATGGTAGTATGGTCCTCCCTCATCCATCTGGCTACTTCATGCTGCCAGTGGGCCACGACACTGGTATGGGCCAATCAGAGCCTAGAGAGTATGTTATGCTGGCAAACTCTGGAACATAA